CAGGCGATGACGCGACGGGTGCAGGCGGCGCAGCTCATTGTACTGTGCTTTCCGGTGTACAACTATCAGCCAAACGCGGCCGCGAAGAGCTTTGTTGAACTGACCAACAACGGCTGGAAGGACAAGGTGGTGAGCCTGGTGGCGAATGCGGGCGGTGACCGGTCCTACCTGGCTCCGCTGCCTTTGGCGAACTCGCTGATGGTGGACCATGGCTGCGTGATTGTGCCGCAGTTTCTCTATCTTTCCCCGGGCTCGTATGGGGAGGACCAGTCACTGAAACTGGAGGGGCCGGAGCTGGCCCGCTTTG
This Prosthecobacter sp. SYSU 5D2 DNA region includes the following protein-coding sequences:
- a CDS encoding NAD(P)H-dependent oxidoreductase, producing the protein MQALVVSTALKPGSKTLTGAHAVKASLEEHGMSVDLADLAAEPLPQCDGASCYADEAVQAMTRRVQAAQLIVLCFPVYNYQPNAAAKSFVELTNNGWKDKVVSLVANAGGDRSYLAPLPLANSLMVDHGCVIVPQFLYLSPGSYGEDQSLKLEGPELARFEKQMRAACHLTRTWALREGRTEI